A genome region from Christensenella minuta includes the following:
- a CDS encoding bifunctional diguanylate cyclase/phosphodiesterase has translation MTIDRSINLKNLKYLIAGLLAIAAAVVCLNVFFIASLKNAMNQEADEYLGEISEHIAAMINERVENGFQTLRTTARSLHLFDSEEEMQSYLQVVGEENNFSRITFIDPEGNGYASDGESIDTSNEGIRKAMRGEENVSDVFVAADGKTSVFYSVPVYENDDSVAGVLAGTSSVETLKSFLDVESFGGEGFSQIVDYDGNYVVQSDNKNAVKGYDNHFTMIENNGTLEGGKTIGQVREAMAANERGTFRFDNRNDGVTRIANYISLAVPDWYLFSIVPLSVVSAQTQVTIDFAIAISCVMIALFIVVLFLLYRNYRKSNERLETLAFVDPVTGGMSRLKFEMEAEKLIRAADPNVYAMVSLDIQKFKLINDSFGSKAGDRTLRYIAQVLEHEIRHGELSARISGDTFSLLLKNAPAEELGMRLDRIAEKINGFNLKEKSKYILPVVQGVYIVDDPALSMIVIQDRAGVARKSNKTNSGKLVSRVFYSDVERIRMVREKEITDKMERALENHEFVVYLQPKYELEHDTIAGAEALVRWDDPEKGMIPPNEFIPVLERNGYIVELDLYVFEAVCGMLRHWLDKGQKPVPISVNLSRVHLKDSAFLMRFREVWEKYDIPADLLEIELTETLVFENMETLIHIIDEIHKIGFTCSLDDFGSGYSSLNMLKDVPVDVLKLDRAFFLGDMGERGKRVIEGVIDISRRLQMGTVAEGVENIPQVEFLRQARCNMVQGFVFSKPVPMTEFEKLAFGRPAGEDWEGEP, from the coding sequence ATGACTATTGATCGTTCGATCAACCTGAAAAACCTGAAATATCTGATTGCGGGACTGCTTGCGATCGCCGCGGCTGTCGTGTGCCTGAACGTTTTCTTTATCGCTTCACTGAAGAATGCTATGAATCAGGAAGCCGACGAATACCTGGGAGAGATATCCGAACATATTGCCGCCATGATTAACGAGCGCGTAGAAAATGGGTTCCAGACGCTCCGTACCACAGCGCGTTCGCTCCATTTGTTTGACAGCGAGGAGGAAATGCAAAGCTATTTACAGGTCGTAGGAGAAGAAAACAATTTTTCACGCATCACATTTATCGATCCTGAAGGGAACGGTTATGCAAGCGATGGGGAAAGCATCGATACGTCGAACGAAGGGATTCGGAAAGCGATGCGGGGAGAGGAAAATGTTTCGGATGTATTTGTTGCGGCAGACGGGAAAACGTCGGTCTTTTATTCAGTGCCGGTCTACGAGAACGACGACTCCGTTGCCGGCGTTCTTGCGGGAACCAGTTCCGTTGAAACGCTGAAAAGCTTCCTGGACGTGGAGAGCTTCGGCGGAGAGGGATTTTCACAGATCGTCGATTATGATGGAAATTATGTCGTACAGTCGGACAACAAAAATGCCGTCAAAGGGTACGACAACCATTTTACGATGATCGAAAACAACGGAACGCTTGAGGGAGGAAAAACAATCGGGCAGGTCCGCGAGGCGATGGCGGCGAACGAAAGGGGAACATTCCGCTTCGATAACCGAAACGACGGCGTTACGCGGATAGCCAATTATATATCCCTCGCTGTGCCCGATTGGTACCTGTTTTCCATCGTTCCGCTCTCTGTCGTTAGCGCGCAGACTCAAGTGACCATCGATTTCGCAATCGCAATTTCCTGCGTGATGATCGCGCTTTTCATTGTGGTGCTGTTCCTGCTTTACCGTAACTACCGGAAAAGCAACGAGCGGCTGGAAACCCTCGCGTTTGTCGATCCGGTGACAGGCGGCATGAGCAGGCTGAAGTTTGAAATGGAAGCGGAAAAACTGATCCGCGCGGCGGATCCGAACGTCTATGCGATGGTTTCGCTTGATATCCAAAAATTCAAGCTGATTAACGATTCCTTTGGCAGCAAGGCAGGGGACCGTACCCTTCGGTATATTGCCCAGGTGCTGGAACATGAGATCCGGCACGGGGAACTGTCCGCGCGTATTTCGGGCGATACGTTCAGCCTGCTGCTGAAAAACGCCCCGGCTGAAGAGCTGGGTATGCGCCTTGACCGCATCGCGGAAAAAATCAATGGATTCAATTTAAAAGAAAAAAGCAAATATATTCTTCCCGTCGTACAGGGCGTTTATATCGTGGACGATCCCGCGCTCAGCATGATCGTGATCCAGGACCGCGCGGGCGTCGCGAGGAAAAGCAACAAAACGAACAGCGGAAAACTGGTTTCGCGGGTCTTTTATTCCGATGTGGAGCGCATCCGCATGGTACGGGAAAAGGAGATCACCGACAAAATGGAACGGGCGCTGGAAAACCATGAATTTGTCGTTTACCTGCAGCCTAAATACGAGCTGGAGCACGATACCATCGCTGGTGCGGAAGCCCTTGTGCGCTGGGACGATCCGGAAAAGGGCATGATCCCGCCAAATGAATTTATCCCCGTGCTTGAGCGCAACGGCTATATCGTCGAACTCGACCTCTACGTCTTTGAAGCGGTATGCGGGATGCTGCGCCACTGGCTTGACAAAGGGCAGAAGCCCGTGCCCATTTCCGTCAACCTTTCCCGCGTTCACCTCAAGGATTCGGCTTTCCTGATGCGTTTCCGCGAGGTATGGGAAAAATATGATATTCCGGCAGACCTGCTTGAGATCGAACTGACGGAAACGCTGGTATTTGAGAATATGGAGACGCTCATTCATATCATCGATGAGATTCACAAGATTGGCTTCACCTGCTCCCTTGACGATTTTGGAAGCGGCTATTCGTCGCTCAATATGCTCAAAGACGTGCCCGTCGACGTATTGAAGCTGGACCGCGCCTTTTTCCTTGGAGACATGGGCGAGCGTGGAAAGCGGGTAATCGAAGGGGTAATTGATATTTCGCGGAGGCTCCAAATGGGAACGGTGGCAGAGGGCGTGGAAAATATCCCGCAGGTGGAATTCCTGCGGCAGGCCCGCTGCAATATGGTGCAGGGCTTTGTCTTCTCCAAGCCGGTCCCCATGACGGAATTTGAAAAACTCGCCTTTGGCCGGCCCGCCGGGGAAGACTGGGAAGGAGAGCCATGA
- a CDS encoding GGDEF domain-containing protein yields MKKQKRLSRVSMQAFLLTAVMVVLSCLLIFAVNYTLSYRDMIDSLQERAGGIYQYLEQNLNVESFSSLNIPDDMRDEEYRELKKMFENIKSVTGVRYLYTAKQADTGEYIYLVDGLPSENEDFRRVGDLIEPEIIPDIERAYQNEIVLPEEIKDTSWGNIFISYFPIHSDAGNGEVIGVVGIEFDAEHQYRTFRWLGMATPAIIAVCCVVAGIIAALLFKRISNPAYRDMANTDLLTGLGNRNAFNVALNNLEALPDKTGIGIVIIDLDDLKQVNDSLGHPAGDEYIRAGGSLAQRFIKPPDVLYRVGGDEFAAFVRGSSAEELAEVVRGVEEAAGDFYDRNGLRVRLSVGCAVFRPGEDAGIADVIERADEAMYRMKKAKKERGNGEKPPQAP; encoded by the coding sequence ATGAAAAAACAAAAAAGGCTGAGCCGGGTTTCCATGCAGGCGTTCCTCCTGACCGCGGTCATGGTCGTGCTGTCCTGCTTGCTGATTTTTGCGGTCAACTATACGCTTTCCTACCGCGACATGATCGACAGCCTGCAGGAGCGTGCCGGGGGGATTTATCAATACCTGGAACAAAATTTAAATGTGGAGAGTTTCTCAAGCCTGAATATTCCAGACGATATGAGGGATGAAGAATACCGCGAATTGAAAAAAATGTTTGAGAACATCAAGTCCGTGACGGGCGTGCGCTACCTGTATACCGCCAAGCAGGCGGATACGGGCGAATATATTTACCTCGTTGACGGCCTGCCCTCGGAAAATGAGGATTTTCGCCGTGTGGGAGACCTGATCGAGCCGGAGATCATACCGGATATCGAACGGGCCTACCAAAACGAGATCGTGCTCCCCGAAGAGATTAAGGACACCTCGTGGGGCAATATTTTCATTTCCTATTTTCCCATACATTCGGATGCCGGCAATGGGGAAGTCATTGGTGTGGTCGGGATTGAATTCGATGCGGAGCACCAATACCGGACCTTCCGTTGGCTTGGGATGGCCACGCCCGCCATCATTGCCGTCTGTTGCGTGGTCGCGGGAATCATTGCGGCGCTGCTGTTCAAGCGTATTTCCAACCCGGCCTACCGGGACATGGCGAATACGGACCTGCTGACGGGGCTTGGCAACAGAAATGCGTTCAATGTCGCGCTCAATAACCTGGAGGCGCTGCCGGATAAAACGGGGATCGGTATCGTTATAATCGACCTCGACGACCTCAAGCAGGTCAACGATTCCCTCGGCCACCCGGCCGGGGACGAATATATCCGCGCGGGCGGCAGCCTCGCACAGCGGTTCATTAAGCCGCCCGATGTGCTCTACCGGGTCGGCGGCGACGAATTTGCCGCCTTTGTCCGCGGAAGCAGCGCGGAAGAGCTCGCGGAGGTCGTGAGGGGCGTCGAAGAAGCGGCAGGGGATTTTTACGACCGGAACGGGCTGCGGGTCCGCCTGTCGGTTGGATGCGCGGTGTTCCGGCCGGGGGAGGATGCCGGCATTGCGGATGTCATCGAGCGCGCAGACGAGGCGATGTACCGTATGAAGAAAGCGAAAAAAGAACGCGGCAACGGAGAAAAACCGCCGCAGGCCCCGTAA
- a CDS encoding HdeD family acid-resistance protein: MSDETFNDNGQNSNEEPPKSRMSLNNIARQATGGNKTAGAVIAICMVVIGILIFAAPYAMGIGIGYFVTAGFIVYGIFEIIAYVRTPADYRNGWTLANGIIFTLIGVLILVEALGSPIGKLNMLSTFSFIIGFFALFGGITQVSSYGAFKSAGEPGAGWVLASGIINLILGILIICAPITGWFTIQWIFAIYLIIGGVALFAEALSGKLACRK; encoded by the coding sequence ATGTCTGATGAAACATTCAATGACAACGGCCAGAATTCAAACGAAGAGCCGCCAAAATCCAGGATGAGCCTGAACAATATAGCGCGGCAGGCCACGGGCGGGAATAAAACCGCGGGGGCCGTGATCGCGATCTGCATGGTTGTGATCGGTATCCTGATCTTTGCGGCCCCGTATGCAATGGGGATCGGCATCGGATACTTTGTAACCGCCGGATTCATCGTTTACGGCATTTTTGAGATCATTGCCTATGTGCGTACCCCTGCCGATTACAGGAACGGCTGGACGCTTGCAAACGGAATTATTTTTACGTTGATCGGCGTCCTGATCCTTGTGGAAGCGCTTGGCAGCCCAATCGGCAAGCTGAATATGCTGTCTACATTCTCCTTTATCATCGGGTTCTTCGCCTTGTTCGGCGGTATCACGCAGGTTTCCTCATACGGCGCGTTCAAGAGCGCGGGCGAACCGGGCGCGGGCTGGGTGCTTGCCAGCGGTATCATCAACCTGATCCTTGGCATCCTAATCATCTGCGCGCCCATTACAGGCTGGTTCACGATACAGTGGATCTTTGCGATCTACCTAATCATCGGCGGCGTCGCATTGTTTGCGGAAGCGCTGTCCGGCAAGCTGGCCTGCAGGAAATAA
- a CDS encoding ATP-binding protein produces MKRKIITINKEKCNGCGLCAQACHEGAIGMVNGKAKLLRDDYCDGLGDCLPVCPTDAISFEEREAAAYDAEAVKKNMEAGAKPLPCGCPGTQSKAIERAPHAQGAPAAAQPCEMESQLSQWPVQLQLVPVNAPYFKGAHLLIAADCTAFAYGNFHSDFIRGRVTLIGCPKLDEADYAEKLTEILKQNDIKSVSIVRMSVPCCGGIAQAAMEALRNCGKMIPWSVTIVDTDGSIIEQ; encoded by the coding sequence ATGAAGCGAAAAATCATTACTATAAACAAAGAAAAATGCAATGGCTGCGGGCTGTGCGCGCAGGCGTGCCACGAAGGTGCGATCGGGATGGTAAACGGCAAGGCGAAGCTGCTGCGCGACGATTACTGCGACGGGCTGGGCGACTGCCTTCCCGTCTGCCCGACGGACGCGATCTCCTTTGAGGAACGCGAGGCGGCGGCATATGACGCGGAGGCCGTTAAAAAAAATATGGAAGCGGGAGCGAAGCCGCTCCCCTGCGGCTGTCCGGGAACGCAGTCTAAGGCAATAGAGCGCGCCCCTCATGCGCAGGGCGCGCCTGCGGCGGCACAGCCCTGCGAGATGGAATCGCAGCTTTCCCAATGGCCCGTTCAGCTTCAGCTCGTCCCGGTGAACGCTCCGTATTTCAAGGGGGCGCATCTTTTAATCGCGGCGGACTGCACGGCGTTTGCGTACGGCAATTTCCACAGCGATTTTATCCGCGGCAGGGTGACGCTGATCGGCTGCCCCAAGCTTGACGAAGCGGACTACGCTGAAAAGCTGACCGAAATCCTGAAGCAGAACGACATCAAAAGCGTATCGATCGTGCGCATGTCCGTCCCGTGCTGCGGCGGCATTGCACAGGCGGCGATGGAGGCGCTCAGGAACTGCGGGAAAATGATTCCGTGGAGCGTCACCATCGTTGATACGGACGGAAGCATCATCGAGCAGTAG
- a CDS encoding YitT family protein has translation MELRSRKIKGYVTDAVLFLIGSLLYAASVNIFTAPNNIAPGGLTGVATMLNYVFGLPIGTMILVMNIPLFILGFFVFGFQFVIKTVIATALSSVVIDATAGIMPQYTGQPLITVAFGGVLAGLGLGLILMRGGTSGGTELAANLLAKRFPHISIGKLIMVLDVTVVLVSAWVYREFESPLYAILVIFITSRVIDAVLYGTSLGTGKMMFIVSPKNKEIARAILTRMERGVTELKARGGYSGAEGEVLLCAVRRQEVYKVYGLVHGIDPDAFIIVGDAGEITGEGFREISIPAQRKKARK, from the coding sequence ATGGAACTGCGTTCCCGTAAAATAAAAGGTTATGTGACCGATGCCGTGTTGTTTTTGATTGGAAGCCTGCTGTATGCCGCTTCCGTCAACATTTTCACCGCGCCGAACAACATTGCGCCCGGCGGGCTGACAGGCGTGGCGACGATGCTCAATTACGTATTCGGCCTGCCCATCGGTACGATGATCCTGGTGATGAACATTCCCCTTTTTATCCTCGGTTTTTTTGTATTCGGTTTCCAGTTTGTTATCAAGACCGTGATCGCAACGGCGCTTTCCTCCGTGGTAATCGATGCGACGGCGGGCATCATGCCGCAGTATACGGGGCAGCCGCTGATTACCGTGGCGTTCGGCGGCGTGCTTGCGGGCCTCGGGCTGGGGCTGATCCTGATGCGCGGCGGTACCTCGGGCGGCACGGAGCTTGCCGCCAATTTGCTCGCGAAGCGTTTTCCCCATATTTCCATCGGCAAGCTAATCATGGTGCTGGACGTGACCGTGGTGCTCGTCTCTGCCTGGGTTTACAGGGAGTTCGAGAGTCCGCTGTACGCCATCCTCGTCATCTTTATCACCTCCCGCGTGATCGACGCGGTGCTTTATGGCACAAGCCTTGGCACGGGCAAAATGATGTTTATCGTTTCGCCCAAAAACAAGGAGATCGCGCGCGCCATCCTCACCAGGATGGAGCGCGGTGTGACTGAGCTGAAAGCGCGCGGCGGTTACAGCGGCGCGGAAGGCGAGGTGCTGCTGTGCGCAGTACGGCGACAGGAGGTTTACAAAGTCTACGGACTGGTCCACGGGATCGATCCGGATGCGTTCATCATCGTGGGCGACGCGGGCGAGATTACCGGCGAGGGGTTCCGGGAAATCAGCATCCCCGCACAGCGAAAAAAGGCGCGAAAATAA
- a CDS encoding pyridoxamine 5'-phosphate oxidase family protein, whose amino-acid sequence MRRKERAMTEEEARRVLDACEYAVLSMADPDGKPYAVPISPATVGNTVYFHCAPAGYKLECMEHEPDVCLVCAGGVVPIPEQFSTAYQSVVAFGRAEPVTDDTEKIHALRLICEKYAPSNMGGFDEAIRNSLARTGIVKIKLREISGKQKKLREKK is encoded by the coding sequence ATGAGACGAAAAGAACGTGCGATGACGGAAGAAGAAGCGCGCAGGGTGCTCGACGCCTGCGAATACGCGGTGCTTTCGATGGCGGACCCGGACGGGAAGCCCTACGCGGTGCCCATATCGCCCGCCACCGTGGGGAATACGGTCTATTTCCACTGCGCACCAGCAGGCTATAAGCTCGAATGTATGGAGCACGAGCCGGATGTCTGCCTCGTATGCGCGGGCGGCGTCGTGCCGATCCCCGAGCAGTTTTCTACGGCGTACCAAAGCGTTGTCGCTTTCGGGCGGGCGGAACCCGTGACGGACGACACGGAAAAAATCCATGCCCTGCGCCTTATTTGCGAGAAATATGCGCCGAGCAACATGGGAGGCTTTGACGAAGCTATCCGCAACTCACTCGCGCGCACCGGTATCGTGAAGATCAAGCTGCGGGAGATCAGCGGCAAGCAAAAGAAGCTGCGGGAAAAAAAGTAA
- the hcp gene encoding hydroxylamine reductase, translated as MEMFCFQCEQTANGSGCTRGGVCGKKVDTALLQDKLTSRLVELSCAAEGKPHDAETDNFIVDSLFTTITNVNFDDTDIEALCSRGDVLIRKYGGSCLFSAEDVWHADEDVRSLESLLLFGMRGMAAYAHHARVLGKEDPDVNAFFYKGLASLAKDLAMDERLALVMECGQVNLKCMALLNDANVGAYGKPEPTPVSTDIEAGPFIIVTGHDLRDLKLLLEQTEGKGVNIYTHGEMLPAHAYPELKRYAHLKGNFGTAWQNQKKEFADVPAPILFTTNCLMPPTPSYSDRVFTTSVVGYPGMAHIDGKKDFTPVIEKALALGGYAEKREMSGLNGGHVLTPGFGVDTVLSIADQVIDAVKTGKIKHFFLVGGCDGAKPGRNYYTDFVKQTPEDSVILTLACGKYRFNDLDLGTVAGLPRIMDMGQCNDAYSAIQVAIALAQAFGCGVNDLPLSMVLSWYEQKAVCILLTLLSLGIKNIYLGPTLPAFVSPNVLNILVEKFNISPISTPGEDLKKILG; from the coding sequence ATGGAAATGTTTTGTTTTCAATGTGAACAGACCGCGAACGGGTCCGGCTGCACACGCGGCGGGGTCTGCGGCAAAAAGGTAGACACGGCGCTTTTGCAGGATAAGCTTACCTCAAGACTGGTGGAGCTTTCCTGCGCTGCGGAGGGGAAACCACACGACGCCGAAACGGACAATTTTATTGTGGACAGCCTGTTTACGACCATAACGAACGTAAACTTCGACGACACGGATATCGAGGCGCTATGCAGCCGCGGCGACGTGCTGATCCGCAAATACGGCGGGAGCTGCCTGTTTTCGGCGGAGGACGTATGGCACGCAGACGAGGATGTACGCAGTCTTGAATCGCTGCTGTTGTTCGGCATGCGCGGCATGGCGGCGTACGCGCATCACGCACGTGTCCTCGGCAAGGAGGACCCGGATGTAAACGCATTTTTTTACAAGGGACTTGCCTCCCTCGCGAAAGACCTCGCGATGGACGAACGGCTTGCCCTCGTGATGGAATGCGGACAGGTGAACCTCAAGTGCATGGCGCTTTTAAACGACGCGAACGTGGGCGCATACGGGAAGCCCGAACCTACGCCCGTTTCTACGGATATCGAGGCGGGACCGTTCATCATCGTCACGGGGCATGATCTGCGCGACTTAAAGCTGCTGCTCGAGCAGACGGAGGGCAAGGGCGTAAACATCTATACGCACGGTGAAATGCTGCCCGCGCACGCATACCCGGAGCTGAAAAGGTATGCGCACCTCAAGGGCAACTTCGGCACGGCGTGGCAGAATCAGAAAAAGGAATTCGCGGACGTGCCCGCACCCATCCTGTTTACTACAAACTGCCTGATGCCGCCGACGCCTTCTTATTCCGACCGCGTATTCACGACCTCTGTGGTAGGCTATCCCGGCATGGCGCATATCGATGGAAAAAAAGATTTCACGCCTGTAATCGAAAAAGCGCTTGCGCTCGGCGGCTATGCGGAAAAACGCGAGATGAGCGGCTTAAACGGCGGGCATGTGCTGACACCCGGTTTCGGCGTAGACACCGTGCTTTCCATTGCGGATCAGGTAATAGACGCGGTCAAAACTGGAAAAATCAAGCATTTCTTCCTCGTGGGCGGCTGCGACGGCGCGAAGCCCGGCCGGAATTATTACACCGATTTCGTCAAACAGACACCGGAAGATTCTGTGATCCTTACGCTGGCCTGCGGAAAATACCGGTTCAACGACCTCGATCTCGGCACGGTGGCGGGGCTGCCGCGCATTATGGATATGGGACAGTGCAACGACGCATATTCCGCTATCCAGGTGGCGATCGCCCTCGCGCAGGCATTTGGCTGCGGCGTGAACGACCTGCCGCTTTCCATGGTGCTTTCGTGGTATGAACAAAAGGCGGTATGCATTTTGCTGACCCTGCTTTCACTGGGTATCAAGAACATCTATCTCGGGCCTACGCTGCCCGCATTCGTATCGCCGAACGTATTGAATATCCTCGTGGAAAAATTCAACATCAGCCCGATCTCGACGCCGGGGGAAGACCTGAAAAAGATTCTCGGGTAA
- a CDS encoding Crp/Fnr family transcriptional regulator has protein sequence MMEQYFEILQKNELFEGTDEAELRSMLSCLGYTVRQYPKNDMIWNVGAKAQSFGIVLCGQAQVIREDWFGMRSIIAAIPPGGVFGEAFACAGIPRSPVAVRAGADSAVLFLSAEKLLTVCSSACGFHSRLIRRLTRMLALKNIELNRKIEFMSRRTTKEKLEAYLLSEYGRQKSNPFLIALDRAELADYLGVDRSAMSRELSRMKREGVIDYWKNSFKILDFETIRKS, from the coding sequence ATGATGGAACAATATTTTGAAATCCTGCAAAAAAATGAATTGTTTGAGGGAACGGATGAAGCGGAACTCCGGTCCATGCTTTCATGCCTCGGATATACGGTCAGGCAATATCCCAAAAATGATATGATCTGGAATGTGGGAGCAAAGGCCCAAAGCTTCGGCATCGTGCTGTGCGGACAGGCGCAGGTCATCCGCGAGGATTGGTTTGGTATGCGCAGCATCATTGCGGCGATCCCGCCGGGCGGTGTGTTTGGAGAGGCGTTCGCCTGTGCGGGCATTCCCAGAAGCCCGGTAGCCGTGCGCGCGGGGGCGGACAGCGCGGTGCTTTTTTTAAGCGCGGAAAAACTTCTCACCGTGTGCAGCAGCGCCTGCGGGTTCCACAGCAGGCTGATCCGCCGCCTTACGCGGATGCTTGCCCTCAAGAATATCGAGCTCAACCGTAAGATCGAATTCATGAGCCGCCGCACGACAAAAGAAAAGCTTGAGGCCTACCTGCTTTCTGAATACGGCAGGCAAAAAAGCAACCCGTTCCTGATTGCGCTCGACCGCGCGGAACTTGCCGATTACCTCGGCGTAGACCGCAGCGCCATGTCGCGCGAGCTCTCGCGCATGAAGCGGGAGGGCGTCATCGATTATTGGAAAAACAGCTTTAAGATACTTGATTTTGAAACAATAAGGAAGAGCTGA
- a CDS encoding alpha/beta hydrolase, whose translation MKKKRLLKIIIIVTVTVIAAAMFIYLLTGNHAAADEALWALSGTDGVTVTDTGSEITFTPAENPQSTGFIFYPGGKVDAEAYAQLAHGLADGGVLSVIVKMPFDLAVFNSGGAEGVIGAHPEIKTWIIGGHSLGGVMAADYAAKDDRISGVVFLAAYPNSDLSASGLRALSLTASADGVLNREKYEAALSSFPRDTVFYEIEGGNHAGFGSYGAQDGDGEAAVFPEEQQEIAVRQIMEWMQGK comes from the coding sequence ATGAAAAAGAAACGTCTTCTGAAAATCATTATTATTGTGACCGTGACCGTGATCGCCGCCGCGATGTTTATTTACCTGCTGACCGGAAACCACGCGGCGGCGGACGAAGCCCTGTGGGCGCTTTCAGGTACGGACGGCGTAACCGTAACGGATACCGGAAGCGAAATCACCTTTACGCCCGCTGAAAATCCGCAAAGCACCGGCTTTATCTTCTACCCGGGCGGCAAGGTGGATGCGGAGGCCTATGCGCAGCTTGCGCACGGGCTGGCGGACGGGGGCGTCCTCTCCGTGATCGTAAAGATGCCGTTTGACCTTGCGGTATTTAACAGCGGGGGCGCAGAAGGAGTGATCGGCGCGCATCCGGAGATCAAAACCTGGATTATCGGCGGACATTCGCTCGGCGGTGTGATGGCGGCGGATTACGCCGCGAAGGACGACCGTATTTCGGGCGTGGTGTTCCTCGCCGCGTATCCCAATTCCGACCTTTCCGCAAGCGGCCTGCGGGCGCTTTCCCTTACGGCTTCGGCCGACGGCGTATTGAACCGGGAAAAATATGAAGCGGCTCTTTCCTCTTTTCCCCGCGATACCGTTTTCTATGAAATCGAAGGCGGCAACCACGCGGGTTTTGGCAGCTATGGAGCGCAGGACGGAGACGGTGAGGCGGCGGTCTTTCCCGAAGAGCAGCAGGAAATCGCCGTACGGCAAATCATGGAGTGGATGCAAGGAAAATAA
- a CDS encoding DUF5996 family protein encodes MEKVINYNEWTQTAYTLHMIAQMMGKVKLVRMPAQPEWGHVVLHLTPQGLTTGLIPHGERSFAIALNLDTSTVFAQTISGDTAGFSLRNNTSVSEYYNDFKKMLGTLMCDTVINEVPQEMGTKVPFYDDTDKRDYDGCAARDFFQMYVYAHNALLDFTSPFRGKKLLPSFFWGTFDVSAILFSGKPSPYPGSGVIEANGFDEQFMEFGFWAGDDTLAAPSFFIMPYPFIKDDMAAQGVAPDKAIWSPQKMEYFFTLEDALSYPDPTAAVREFFRNAFDKVTRHENWECIDWFTQPLTIPSWK; translated from the coding sequence ATGGAAAAAGTAATCAATTACAATGAATGGACGCAGACGGCGTATACCCTGCACATGATCGCGCAGATGATGGGCAAGGTGAAGCTTGTGCGGATGCCCGCGCAGCCCGAATGGGGGCATGTGGTTCTGCACCTTACCCCGCAGGGACTGACGACCGGCCTTATCCCCCACGGCGAGCGCAGCTTTGCAATCGCGCTCAACCTCGATACTTCCACCGTATTCGCGCAGACTATTTCCGGCGATACGGCCGGTTTTTCGCTGCGCAACAACACGTCCGTAAGCGAATATTACAACGACTTCAAAAAAATGCTGGGGACGCTGATGTGCGATACGGTCATCAACGAGGTCCCGCAGGAGATGGGAACAAAGGTCCCGTTTTACGACGATACCGATAAAAGGGATTACGACGGCTGTGCCGCCCGGGATTTTTTCCAGATGTATGTGTACGCGCATAACGCGCTTCTCGATTTCACATCGCCCTTCCGCGGGAAAAAGCTGCTCCCCTCGTTTTTCTGGGGCACGTTCGACGTTTCGGCGATCCTTTTTTCCGGCAAACCGAGCCCTTACCCGGGCAGCGGCGTGATCGAGGCGAACGGATTTGACGAACAGTTTATGGAGTTCGGTTTTTGGGCCGGGGACGACACCCTCGCAGCCCCTTCGTTCTTTATCATGCCCTATCCCTTTATCAAGGACGATATGGCCGCGCAGGGCGTTGCGCCGGATAAGGCGATCTGGAGCCCGCAGAAAATGGAATATTTCTTCACGCTCGAGGACGCGCTTTCCTATCCCGACCCCACGGCTGCGGTCCGCGAATTTTTCCGCAACGCGTTTGACAAGGTGACCAGACACGAGAATTGGGAATGTATCGACTGGTTTACGCAGCCGCTTACCATCCCTTCGTGGAAATAA
- a CDS encoding FeoB-associated Cys-rich membrane protein yields the protein MTDVILMIAVLAAAAAAITYIVKKRKKGECVGCSECNRSRSGCANCPHADKKKS from the coding sequence ATGACCGATGTTATTTTAATGATCGCGGTTTTGGCTGCGGCTGCCGCTGCCATTACGTATATCGTGAAAAAGCGGAAAAAGGGCGAGTGCGTCGGCTGCAGCGAATGCAACCGCAGCCGGAGCGGCTGTGCAAATTGTCCGCATGCGGACAAAAAGAAATCCTGA